A stretch of DNA from Schistocerca americana isolate TAMUIC-IGC-003095 chromosome 3, iqSchAmer2.1, whole genome shotgun sequence:
cgccagcagccgactcagcggccttcGCCTTGGGATGCGTCCGGTGTGTGTTGgcagccaacaagactgcccacagTAGTGAGCCGCTCCCTGGCTACAGACCCTGCGCTGGCCTCAGAAGGTCGAACCAgagacccgccgtggactggaacgttggcgccccatctgctgctgcgtgtagccagtggtgtgacatgccctgccgtccaggagagctgtaaCACTTGTATGCcttgctatattttttttttttttggtagtttaATAATACATagcgtcaccggttcagatccggtccaactgtctcggtggacaagtgaGAGAAGACTCAAAGCAATGGCTGAATAACAGCCTAGTatagcacgttgaaggtgtggctGTGGAAGTACAGACAATGGAAgtacagaggaggggtgcagtaatgcgccaactctatgggcaaagaaaaatttggttgGACGAGAACAGGCCACTGCTAGTGACTGTACGAAAACGGACAGAAAAACGTGGTAGTATTGGCCTTGTTTGTGAACCGGCAGCTGTTTTGCTAACGCGCcactccgagtcatgtactcataacacctggtttgggtcagtgggccccttctgcctgtaacttgcgccatacacaccgctgcatttactcttttcagcaggtctacagccctgtggcctccattctacttcgcaaccgctggtagcgtaacttactgtcaacaggcccaaacctggctgtaacttgtgcgctcagaaatattgcaccgaatctaacCTTTTCCCATATTAAACTGTGGAGCCGCTACAACACgcttgcctatatcagtttctttgtagCATCAATGTACTCTCAAtgccaataaataaatgaaataaaaaaagcaaaactgtGTAGAAACCGAAGTTTTGTAACACTGGAACACAGTTTTATTGCTCTTCAGTGAAAACGTATCTACAGTAGGACCACGAAAATTAATTGTATTTGGTGGGAGAGTCACATCAACTCTTTATTCCACTCAGAAAGCAATAGAATGGGGAAAGCGATACTTTTCCTTTCTATTCTCTCTTCCCCTCACCCTCCTCCTCCCTACCCCCGTCTCTCTATGTCTcttctctccctgtgtgtgtgtctctctctccccccttctctctctcttgtACCATAAATGAATATTGAAACAGTTGAACGCCCAACAAATTGTTGGTTAAAATAAGATGGTATTGAATACCTGAAAACATAGCTATGAAGCTGTTTGATGAACGTGAATTCTCGGCTCTACAAACTACATAATAGATGTCAACAGTCACCTTATTCATCTGAAGGTGAGGCGAGGAAATTCGACGAGCTGTGTCTCTGGATGTGACGAAATGTAGGCGATCAGCGTTCGGATCGGCGGTGCAAAGTGTGGTATTCTTCCCGACAGCGACAACTATGTACACGGTTCTCAGGAGTGGCTATGATGAACATCAGTCAGTCAGATGACATCGCTATTAAACTGTCCTTCATCATTTCATTGGAACAGCCACTCTGCATTTGTGAAGACAACGAAGCGGCGTAAATGAACCTTTTTCATTCTCTCCAAGGCGGAGCGCCTACTTTAGCACTGAGCGTGTGTTCGTCTCCACAGTTAGTGCTAATTGAAGCAAAAGTCACCATAACCTTACTTTGGTGCTGGATACCGCATCGACTACAGAATGTGTGTCTCCCTGTGCGGTCGATGCGCTGACCGAAGGCGTGCAGGTGTGGACGGGCAAACCAGGGGTGTGCGGTGCTGCCACATGTGTCCCTTAGTTAGCGCCGTGTTCGACATCCATGTGGAGGTCTTACAGTGTTCACGTAAAATTGAGCTGTTATCGGTGAAattgaattagaaaaaaaatcgatttAAAACAATCTGAGAGATCATTTTAATagttaaaatatctgaaaaaccaaAAACACTAAAGCAGTCTAACTGAAGTTAATTTAACCCGAAATCCATGCTCCTTTTCTTCTGAAAAAATTTCTTGGGTTACTGCTTCGTAGAATGGGGATTTTTCCTTTCGTAAACTGACAAGTAATTCTTTGTCGATGGAGATAAGGCTTAAGTTAGTCATCTGGTTGTGCGTTTGAACAGGGTTGTAGTAGGTCTGTATCCTCTTCAGTGATAAAAATGACTTCTCGACAGATGGCATAGTTGAAGGAATTGTTGAGGCAAGCAATGCTAATTTGTATGTTTCTGTAAATCCAGTCACTAAATTCATCTCGAATAGATAATTTACAGTCTGAATTTGTACTTTGTTCAACTCTTCATTAGAAACATACCATACATGAAGTTCGCCCTTACTTTCGTTGAAAACGCTGCCATAAACATCGTTCACTTTATTCAGTAAATCGTTCAGAAAATTCTCTCTTTCTTGAAAATGAGATACTTTTGTTGGATGTATCAAACTAAAATATTTCAGCTTTCCAAATATTGTCAAATTGTTAATTGATTGGGTACATTATCAATAATTTCACAATCAATTCGCCGTAAATAAACTTAATGTGCTTCAGTGTACAATTCTCTGCCTTTTTAAAATCCCATTCCTCTTTTTCCTCAGTGCCATGAACGAGCGAGCACAGCGCTTCGAAATTCTCTCTTTCCTTTTGCAGTTGCTTTTGaaattccgtaattttcgcactGGTATACAAAAGTCAATGTTTTTGGATTGTAGGATACTAAAAAAACTTGCGAATGGGTAAATAAGTTGGATAAGACATTTATTAGAAATACGTTACGGAAACCCTTCAGGAAGCCACAAATTACATTTGCTATCATTGCAGTAACGTGGTCGAAGTTTTCACTTTCATGAACATATTGAAAGAACATTATCAATTCTTCTCTGTGCTTTTAGACTGTATTGATAAGTTAGAGATAAAATTGCATCTGATATTAGACAAATAGGCCAATTTTAGGAGCATGAATATTGGAAGCTTATGTAAACTCTAAGAAGAATGAGGAAAAGAAATTAAGCAGTGATTTAAAACCAGAGAAAATAGATTCTAATGATTATTGAAGTGCCAGGTTCGTAACATGAGTATAGCAGTAAGTAAACAGAGCCTTAAGACATTTTGCCTTTGGAGCCCATTAAGGTGGCTACTCATGACGCCAGTGCCGTCATAGGTTTGTACAATTAGTTTATCCCCACAGTTATATTGTTCCATTATTTCATCGACATGATTAAAAAAAGCTGTTGCAGTTTTGTCAGCGCTCATATCACGAAACCCAAGAAATCGTTCCACAAATTTTTTTCTATGAAACTGGAAAGTAGGGGATTACAGTTGGTAATTGTGATTTATTGCTTATATCTGATGTTTCATTAAGCGTAATAGCCACTAAATGcgtatttttaatttcattacagaTTTTATCTCTGAAAAAATTAGCTACTGCATTTATTAACTCATTCTGAATACTCACCGATGTGCCACCGAAAACCGTAGACTTTACTAAATGTCTTTCAAAAGGTGATCAAATTCGTCATTTGCAAAAAGAAATTCCATGTAATTTCCTTTCTTCGTGCATTCTGAATTTCTCATGCTCTTGAAAGGATAGTTTCTGTTTCGTAAATTAATCTGTTCAATATTTCTCAGTTGTATCTTACTTTCTCATTGAGCAATTCTGTTTCCACCCCTTGTTGAGAACTCAAAAAAACGTCAGTTGTATCAGGGCATTCAATAAATCTATACTATGTTAAAAAAGTAGAAAGGGGAGTTTCGGTCACTATGTTTCTTCACTGCAGTATTAAGACGATTTAAGTCACAGCATCCTTGCTTATTCCAAATACTTTTACTTGTATCAAGTAAGAGACAGGTCCAACAATCAAATCTGTTCGTCAGGCACAGCCGCAAAGCCCGTCTGACAACTCGTACAATTTCTTACGAAAATATCTCTCAAATCCCTTTCCCGTAGGACCACATTTTGCGTTTACACATACTGATACTGTTAGGATACCGTCTGCCATTGTCAATTATATGTTTCTGCTCTGTGTCATAGTTTTTGCGCAGCGTTTTCATTTCAAAACTATCGCAGTCGTCACGTACGTAAGAAACACAAGACGTAAGCAACACAGGAGCAGTCAGCCAACCATCAACGCGCCGCGTCGTTGGCAAAAGAAACAATGTCCTGGCTGCGGTCTGGCCGACCAGTGGAAGGAGATGACGCATGCAGAGTGACACTTGGGCAGCGAGGGATTCAGCGGCGAAGCCGTGCCAACACATTGGCTCATGTTTAGCGCGTTGCATACTACCAGGGGCTATCCTCGTGGTAGACAGTTGAGTTGAAGCATTATTAAGCTTAATCGCTGACATAATGTACTTCATATGGCTTAAGAATAATATCATAATTTCCTAATTTTGTTCAGGCGTTAGCGTACGACCCGCACACAAGGAGGAGGCGCCACTGGATCCCTGTTACAATACAGGACGTGTTTCCCTCGTTTTAACCAGCTATACACTATCAGAGACTTAACCAGGGAATTCTGGGACGATtgttttaggaaaaccacagacaaCTTCTCTCCCTATTAGGTACCAGAATTACGTCACTATCAGCAGCGTATCAGTAACGTATCAGTATCGCATTCGTGCAGTATCAGGTATGAGTAAACCACAGCAGAGAAATAAGAACAACAATTTGCCAATAAGTACGAGAAAATTTCACTCTAAATATGAAACTTGCAACAAAAACGTCATATTTAGCAGCCAGATACTGATCAAGGACAACTCAGAACAGATCACttctatgccggccggggtggccgagcggttctaggcgctatagtgtagaaccgcgcgaccgctacggttgcaggttcgaatcctacctcgggcatggatgtgtgtgatgtacttacgttagttaggtttaagtagttctaagttctaggagactgatcacctcagaagttaagtcccgtagtgctcggagccattttttgaagatcaTTTCTATCAATGATGATATGCTGTATTAGTAAGGAGTGGCTGATTTCGTTTGACACCCACagtatacatattatgtaaataaaaggagcaataaaagaaaaacaaactgaagaCTCCGCAACTGTAGCAAAACATGTTTAGGGAACACAACAAGTTCGTAACCTTGCATAAAGGCGGActcatttcattcactgcaatacGTGCAATTGCGCACTGTTCAAGCCATGAGCTTAAATCAGTAAATGAGACAGGATATTCTAAATTTTTAGATTCTTATACTGATGAGAACCTGAAGTCAAGACTTATAAATCTTCTTAATCCACTAAGCTCTGAAACTTTCACATTACTGCAAGAATGTATATTCCTACTTGCGTCATTACAGTCTGGGTCAACTATTCACTGAGAACGAAGCGTATGTTCCACCAAAATCAAGTAATAGGTATTAAAATGTAGTTTCACTGTAGAGTCCCTTGTAACAAAGCTCCTTCAATATATTTCAGCATATGCAGTCGTGATCGCATTTAAGTTGATTATTATAATTTTTGGATGATCGGTTTCTGTCTTTTAACAGATCATCTTGAGATATTACAATCATTGATGACTGTAGGAACCGTTGGCGCGGAGCAGGTCCATTTGTGGGCCTACAGTCATCAGGGAATGTAAGATCTGGAAATGATTACTTAGAAGGTCCAAATCGATCGCCTAAGCATAGTAATAAACAACTTAAATGTCATCACGATTGTATAACATTACTAGATTGTTGTTTATCTTGGAGGAATCTTCCAAAAATTTTGAAGCTCTTTACACAGTTGCTCACAACAACTAACATCATTTGTCTACTCGTTTATGAAGTTTGTCAACGAGACTCAATTGAAATCAGAAAAAAAGTTACATATCGAAAAATATATTACAAGTAAAATGACTATCTCTGTCCAAGAAGTAGCCTTATTGTTCTAAAGAAAGAAGTGAGATATTCAGCCACAAGATATTTGACACTTACCTATTGATGGAAAGAGTCTGTTAGGTAATAAAACCGAAAAATAAACCAAGACTGGACTCATGTCACATGGTCAACTACTTCTATTCTATAGAAAGAGCCCTaaacgtatgtgtgtgtgtatgtatgtgtgtgtgtgtgtgtgtgtgtgtgtgtgtgatttagtgCCAATCACTGTGCGTAAACAAAGTTTTCTTCAGTCACGTAAATGGTCAGCATACTGCCATAATTTGTACAATGTAAAACTACTGATTGCTTACAGAACATAAAGGAAAAACGCAGTTATGATCGGTGGGCCACGCAAATGTCTAAATACCTGTCCAAAAAGTCGATAGTAGTTATGACAGCATTTTTGTGAGATAAGGCGGGAAAAACGCAAAGAAATTGTTCTGTTTATAAAGCGGTCACCTTGTTCTCCTTGCGCAGTATACACACGTATGCACTCCCAGTTTTCCTGTGTTTGtgactttacaaaacaaaaaaggataaaaaacaaaaaaggcatgcatttcagctgagaaactGAATTTATTTATGTGCTGCAAGCATGCTGTTATCTACATTGCAGATAAATAAAGCAGGTGGTCCTGGTTGTCTTCTCAGAAGTAGTGTGTCTTGACAACAGCAGGAGCTGCGGCATAGGCTACTGGGGCGTGgtaggcgggggcggcgtaggctacAGCAGGGGCAGCGTAGGCCACAGCAGGGGCGGCGACGGCGGCCTTGACgacagcgggggcggcgtaggccacgGGGGCGGCGGCCACCGCAGGGGCGGTGTAGGCGACAGCAGGTGCACCCAGGaagccgggggcggcggcggcgacggccagCATGGCGGCGAGGACAACCTGTTGGCACGGCAGGAAATAGTGATAAGACATTCGCTTTGACTTTCCTTGCCCTCTAACTTAAATATTAAGTTTACCTGGGTCCTCTATTAGGGTCATTTGGATGCTATTTGGTTAAATCACAAAGAAGAGATTATTGAGAAAGGCTTAGGCTAAATTAACAGAATacgtattggtggaaagagtataGAATCCactagatttgctgatgacatggtattagaggCAGAAAGTGAACGAACTGCAAACAAAATGTTAATAgctctgaatgaagcttgtgtggaatgaGAATCagtacagcaaaaacaaagagtatggtgatCGGCTTAGCAAGATCTTGGTAAGACAACTGAAAACGTGACATGCCATGAAGAGGTGAAAACGTGCGCTGCTATAGTGAAGGAGGCATTCAATAGGAGGAGGAGATAATATAGCAAACTAGATAAAGGTCTAAGGCAAAGGCTTGGCAAGTCTTTAATTGGAGTGTGCATTCTATGGGGCAGAATCATGGAGACAGAGGTGAGTGTATGAAGGAAAGCTAGAAGTATTGAAGATGTGTATGTGGAGGAGAATTGAGAGGATAAGCTGGAGGGAAAGTGTGAGTAACGAAAGAGTggtggaaagggttggtgagagaagaagaCTACTGCAGATTATAAATGAAAGGTAGAAGAGCTGGAAGGGGCATTCGTTGAGACGGAAATACTTGCTAACAGACGATTTGGAAGGTCCACTTTGTGTgagaagatacaagatgatagacgacatcaAGGGAAGCGGAAATTATGGAAGAGGTTTGCTGACgacaggagagcatggagagtTACCATGTGGAAACCTGCCTGTGGTCAGAACACAGATGATAATGATGACAAAAATATAATCATACGAGCATACACGCTACCCATGACTTATCACATGGCCATTGGTATCAGACCTCATTGTTCGTATCTACTTGCCTTAAATTTGTCTTCATTGTTGTACTTGTCATGAACGAACATAAACTATGCTTTACCTGCGCTATTTGTATCATAGTAATTTATAAATCAATCATTCCATATTAGATGAAACTTACACTCTCGCTGTAATGAATGTAATGTAGACCGCCTAGTTAGATATAAGAGATGGATTCAAGTCCCTAATCTCccaagattaaataaataaaatgaagtgaAGATCATGTACTAGTACGATACGATTATGTTTGGGGATTAAATACAAAGACGTCGAGTGTCCAGAAACATCCATCCGCAATTATGTTTATCTTTTGTAGACTAAACTATTCATTGTTAAAATAGCGTGTTATTAAATGTTTGTCTTCTTGTGTATCTACATAGCATTCTTCAGCAACGATTACGTCGGGTAGTACATTCGATGAAAATGTTTATACTAATAACTGCTCACTTGTGCAAGCCTGCATCTACACGACTATTCTTCAATGCGGACTTAAATATTTAGCAGCGGGTTAATAgaatcactttcagactattttcctaccattccactctcaaataacACGCACAAACTAATCTTACCGAGTgatttctgatttctcttattctattacaCAGCCATTGTGCTGCatgtaagtggaagtcaacacttctTTGCCATTCGGACGAGAAacctggtgtttgaaatttcgtggaaagactTCGCCATAATAAAAATTGCTCTTTTTAATTGATTGCCACACCATGTCGCTTTTCATATCCCTGACACTATCTCCCCATTACGCGATAATGCTAAACAAGCAGTTCTTCTTTGAGCCTTTTCGATGTTTTCCAtctatcctatctggtaaggttcctTTATTGCGCAGTAAAacttcagaagaggacggacaatcgtagtgtaggcaacGTCTTTAGTAGATTTATCGCATATTGTAGACATTCTGCTAATAAAACGGTTTCTTTGGTAGGAAGtcagaatttactgctgttaagaGGAGAAGATTCAAGACATACTGATTATCATCATCCTCACCAACGTCGTTAACGATTAAAATGTTCCTGGCTGATTTACTTCTCACAGACCTAAACGGTATTCCCACCACATCAATTTTTATCATGTGTTCCTTGTAGTTTAGCTGTTTTTAAGGTATTCTCATTCAGGTTAAATACCTTCAGATATTTTCTGTTGCTGTCATTACAGTAAAGCATATGCCATTGTtgttctgaggatgttcgtgtctGTAGTTTCTATTCTTCTAGTTTCTCGTTTTGTTAGAGTCTAGTATTCGCAATGACAAACCGTCGACTGATCAGAAAAGATTTTTCAGAATCCAACAATTGTCTTTCATCTACTATTAAGAGTGGCGGTACGATATAGATAAATCTGGAGTATTCCACGGAAGGTACGACCAAAGGTGAGAGTAACTGATAAACCAGAGACAAGGCTTTGCCAATCTATTCCACTGTGTAGATGTTGGTACCTTACTTAGACCGAACTACCTAACTTCCTTTGAATGCCGTAAGTTTAGTATTTACCTTGAAGATATTCTGCTGCTATTTTCTGCAAACAGAACTTAATTTTGGAATAACTTTTATCCTGATACGTCATTTCTAAGCAAATTTCACTGCTGCTCGTATTGATCATACGCCTGGGACTTTCTGCTAGAAGATCTATATTACGTACGATTCCCTTTAAACGAAAGTGTGCAACAGACGCCATTTAAAGAACAGAACTGTATGTCTGTTTGCTAAAGGAAATGGATCATCTTACCCTATGGActcttgtagttttttttttaattccaaccATCAAAATTAACAGACTTCTGCTAATGCGTTGAAATATGCACAGTAGCAAatgtttacgtatttgtttatattccCTGCAAGGTGAAACGGAGCTAAATATGAAAAACAACAGTCACAGCTTACTGACCACAAAGTGGTTACGGCGATCATGCATAACGCTAATGTAATTCGGGATTAGTTTGGCTAAATGGAGCTGCGATGCGACGAGGCGACAATTACATATCGATACGTGTTGCGTAAAGGCGATCGGCAGCTGCGGCATTTCCAGATTTAGCCGCGGAGACGATGACCATGCAGTTGACAACGCGCCTGCACGTAACGCCGCTGCGGTTGCACTGCTTGCTGCTTCACTGCAGCGGCGAAGTAAATTTGTCCTCGGAATATCCCACTGCAGCCGGACAACGAACGCCCCACGTAACGGCGGTGCAGTGGCCCTAATACAGACACGTTCCGTAATCCCAGGAGGTGAGGCGTACCGGCTGCAGTGGTGTAGAGTGAACTCGTCTGCGCCAGCTATTGATAGCTAAAATTGCATGGTTCCAGAGAGGTCGTCTGCAGGTAATTCTGCCCGAACAGTGGCGTCTATCATATTCGCATGGCAAATTTTTTAGCTGTCTTTTGCTAGCTCTGTCATCGACAGTACTCGCAACAAAGTGTGGTGCAATTTCTGACGGAAGTAATGTTTCGTACAAACTGAGATAGAAAGAGGGAAACTGCCTCCCTCGGAGACGCCAAAGTGAGATTTTCGCAAGTGAGTTTGACACGGGATCTAAGTAAACAAGCATTCTCCAAATATCGTGCTCATAGATGAGCTTTTTTAGTCTAAAGGGGCGACCTTACGGTCCAGCACTCTTCCGTTTTCTTTCTGCTTGTCAAGTTTGAGGGTCAGTGACCGCCCTTGAATTTCTTGAAGCAATATGACGAAAGTCTATGAAAGAAACTCGAAACAGTCGATTTTGAAggttaaaatattttcaatctctGTAAGCATAAAATATTCGTAAATTGTCCGTAGTTAACTCGTAGCGTAGCAGTTTTGTGATCGTCAAGTTACTGGTTCGATTCTCGTTTGTAACAAGATGTCTTACTTTTATTTGAATTCCGTATTTATTAAAAACATAtatgttaaataataaataatcaaTCATTATTGTGTAACAAAAtaatggcttttgtttttaattagtaATCTATGGAAATAAACACACATTTAGTACATGCGAAAAGCTTTATGCTTAAATAATACTGTCCAAATAACATAACAATACCGTCCAAattcaagaaaaattattttatttcctgtTTAACTTCTTTCCTTTTTTCACCAAAATTTAATTCTTTGTGAATACCGGCATTTTCATGTGATCACTAATGAAAAATGAAACGGTGTGACTCTTATTAAAAAATAGTGATCCAACGTTTGTTAACTAACGTTCCTCTTTGCTAATAAATACGGGattttaagaaaagaagaaaatgtggCTCTTAATGAAATTCAAACCGATCAGAAATTAGTTACTGTTCAAAgactgttttttttaattgtgttgtatGCTTTACTGCAATGATTCATCGGCTACCAATTTCTCGAAAAAGATTCGTGTCTCTCATGGATAACAGGACTACTGGAGCTAATGCAGTACCCAGTGTTAAAGTTTTCTAAAGTTTCGTAGAACTGCGTTAACCAAGTTATCTTACGACATCCTCACATTGTAGTCATTTGATTTGGCAAGTAAAATGCTTTTAGGTATTAAGTCACGTCTCATTGTAAGAAACTGTTAAATAACATTACATAGTTCGACCTACTTATatcagcaagaaaatggttcaaatggctctgagcactatgggacttaacatctgaggtcatcattcccatagaacttagaactagttaaacctaactaacctaaggacatcacaaacatccatgcccgaggcacgattcgaacctgcgaccgtagcggtcgcgcggttccagactgaagcgcctttaaccgcgtggccacactggccggcttataTCAGCATTCTTCTTACAAATTTATCTAGCTGTAGAAAAGCTAGTACATCTATGTTACAAAAATATAGACTAAGTGAAATTGGTAACGGAGACTTCAGCACGCAAAACGAAGGAATCATTTGTTTTAATTGTTCTGGAAGGTTATTAGTTGCATTGGACAAATTTACATCAGTACCTTTGTACAATAAATTCATTGTTTTCTGACTTATCTATGTTCTGAATTGTCACTTAGCCTGTGGTCTTCGTGATGGTGGTACGACGTCTGGCTACAGAATTTTAACTTTGTAAATGTTCATCTTGCGCTACGAATATGCAGATTTGGTTATCGTGCTCACGAAGCAGGAACTTTATTCACCTCCGCCGACATTGCTCTGGAAACTGTAAGGAACTGCGCACATTTGGAGCAACTAGAAGACGTGGATTCTGGGTAGTTATCACTGGGATACATGACGTGAATCAGGAGCGTCACCTCCCCGTACGTGGCAGACGTTTAGATTAAGCGTATTTTTACCTCCTAGCGGAATAATTTTCCAGGAAATGGTCTCCCAGATCAGTTCAAGTCCAAAAGCTAACAAATGCCCATGACTGACCCCACTAGTCAACATTCTCACGAAGGCTACAAAAGCTGTAGTGAGGAAACTGGTTAAAGAATATAACCTTTAGTGTACCACGTAAAAATAAAATGGTCGTATGGCATCATCGACCGGGATAACCCCACCCAACGTGGTTGTTCGGTCGCTT
This window harbors:
- the LOC124606884 gene encoding cuticle protein 16.5-like; the encoded protein is MYKLVVLAAMLAVAAAAPGFLGAPAVAYTAPAVAAAPVAYAAPAVVKAAVAAPAVAYAAPAVAYAAPAYHAPVAYAAAPAVVKTHYF